In Phacochoerus africanus isolate WHEZ1 chromosome 2, ROS_Pafr_v1, whole genome shotgun sequence, one DNA window encodes the following:
- the SOHLH1 gene encoding spermatogenesis- and oogenesis-specific basic helix-loop-helix-containing protein 1, protein MASGAPEPGAGVCSHSSLSGAQFCCEDPGRGSAWAKAAAVAQGPGPFLPRNVLSERERRKRISLSCERLRALLPQFDGRREDMASILEMSVQFLRLAGSPVPGWEQHAVLGSSKEMWHKWPKDVLQLALGNQVPAGAADLDVEIASVTMPQTPLSCAAAAVDEGQARDGLPAVSEPASLLPRSPGRRPCKALRLSPVWPPCSRQPPSPLVSEEPQSCLGQAGPAAQETDVAVTPGARSMSDCDVGDGASFLLTSGPDWWLGSLEGRGTSATSQIPARSSLLDRAEPGFLGDSEPGSQEPPGGPLEPWGADVSCPSSALRDEVDGIFPDFFAY, encoded by the exons ATGGCGTCCGGGGCTCCCGAGCCTGGCGCTGGGGTGTGCAG CCACTCTTCCTTATCTGGCGCCCAGTTCTGCTGCGAGGACCCCGGCCGGGGCTCGGCCTGGGCCAAGGCCGCTGCGGTGGCCCAGGGCCCGGGCCCCTTCCTCCCGCGGAACGTGCTCAGCGAGAGGGAGCGCAG GAAGCGGATCTCCTTGAGCTGTGAACGCCTGCGGGCCCTGCTCCCCCAGTTCGACGGCCGGCGGGAGGACATGGCGTCCATCCTGGAGATGTCTGTGCAGTTCCTCCGGCTCGCTGGCAGCCCGGTGCCCGGCTGGGAGCAGCACGCT GTTCTTGGTTCCTCCAAGGAGATGTGGCACAAGTGGCCGAAGGATGTTTTGCAGCTGGCCCTGGGGAATCAGGTCCCGGCAGGTGCAGCAGACCTTGACGTGGAAATAGCCAGCGTGACCAT GCCACAGACTCCTCTGAGCTGTGCAGCTGCGGCTGTGGACGAGGGCCAGGCGCGGGACGGGCTGCCGGCCGTCTCTG AGCCTGCCAGCCTGCTGCCCCGGTCCCCAGGCCGGCGTCCCTGCAAGGCCCTGAGGCTGTCCCCAGTGTGGCCTCCCTGCTCGCGGCAGCCACCCTCCCCCCTGGTGAGCGAGGAGCCTCAGAGCtgcctgggccaggctgggcccgCAGCGCAGGAGACTGACGTGGCCGTGACGCCGGGCGCCAG GTCCATGTCAGACTGTGACGTAGGAGATGGGGCGTCCTTTCTGCTGACCTCCGGTCCCGACTGGTGGTTGG GGTCCCTGGAGGGCAGAGGCACCAGTGCCACTTCTCAGATCCCTGCCAGGAGCAGCCTGCTGGACAGGGCAGAACCGGGCTTTCTGGGAGACTCCGAGCCTGGCTCCCAGGAGCCCCCAGGCGGCCCCCTGGAGCCGTGGGGCGCAGACGTGAGCTGCCCCAGCTCGGCCTTGCGGGACGAGGTGGACGGCATCTTTCCTGACTTCTTTGCCTACTGA
- the LCN9 gene encoding epididymal-specific lipocalin-9, with product MALLLLSLWLSLVSAQDLSPRTIVRRNYDIARVSGTWYSISMASDDMKRIEENGDLHVFVQSIESLEDGRLKFNFHFMLHGECVEVAVVCDRTDRNGEYTLAYLGENRLLVSETDYRLFVTFRLQNIRNGTKTQVLALYGRLSELKPSFLHRFEKVCKTYGLGPENIISLSHQDPCYRYGR from the exons ATGGCGCTGCTCCTGCTAAGTCTGTGGCTGAGCCTGGTCTCTGCCCAGGACCTCAGCCCCCGAACCATCGTGCGGAGAAACTATGACATAGCTAGG GTGTCGGGGACCTGGTACTCCATCTCCATGGCCTCTGACGACATGAAGCGCATAGAGGAAAACGGGGACCTGCATGTCTTCGTGCAGAGCATCGAGAGCCTCGAAGACGGCCGTCTGAAGTTCAATTTCCACTTCAT GCTGCACGGGGAGTGCGTGGAGGTGGCCGTGGTCTGTGACAGGACGGACAGGAACGGGGAATACACGCTGGCCT ACTTGGGGGAGAACAGGCTGTTGGTCTCGGAGACAGACTACCGGCTGTTTGTGACCTTCCGTCTCCAGAACATCAGAAACGGGACGAAGACGCAAGTGCTGGCGCTCTACG GACGGCTCTCAGAGCTGAAACCCAGCTTCCTGCACAGATTTGAAAAAGTCTGCAAAACCTACGGGCTTGGCCCGGAAAATATCATCAGCCTGAGCCATCAAG ATCCCTGTTACAGATACGGGAGGTAG